Proteins from a single region of Cupriavidus sp. MP-37:
- the alkB gene encoding DNA oxidative demethylase AlkB translates to MTFDLFDDLPEDSAATPAIEPLADGAVVLRGVARADAEVLLADVQAIVALAPWRHMVTPGGLKMSVAMTNCGACGWVSDARGYRYDPVDPLSGQAWPEMPASFRELAAGAAAQAGFAGFAPDACLINRYVPGTRLSLHQDRDERDFTAPIVSVSLGLPAVFLFGGMRRADKPQRIRLAHGDVVVWGGPSRLAFHGVAPLAEGDHPLLGSLRINLTFRKAR, encoded by the coding sequence ATGACGTTCGACCTGTTCGACGACCTGCCCGAAGACAGCGCCGCCACCCCCGCCATCGAACCCCTCGCGGACGGCGCCGTCGTCCTGCGTGGCGTAGCGCGGGCAGATGCCGAAGTGCTGCTCGCCGACGTGCAGGCCATCGTCGCCCTGGCCCCGTGGCGGCACATGGTCACCCCCGGCGGCCTGAAGATGTCGGTGGCGATGACCAACTGCGGCGCGTGCGGCTGGGTCTCCGACGCGCGCGGCTATCGCTATGACCCGGTCGATCCGCTGAGCGGACAGGCGTGGCCGGAGATGCCCGCGAGTTTCCGCGAGCTGGCCGCCGGCGCGGCAGCGCAGGCGGGCTTTGCCGGCTTTGCGCCGGATGCCTGCCTGATCAACCGCTATGTGCCGGGCACCCGCTTGTCGCTGCACCAGGACCGCGACGAGCGCGATTTCACCGCGCCGATCGTCTCGGTGTCGCTGGGGCTGCCGGCGGTGTTCCTGTTCGGCGGCATGCGCCGTGCCGACAAGCCGCAGCGGATACGGCTGGCGCACGGCGACGTGGTGGTGTGGGGCGGGCCGTCGCGGCTGGCGTTCCATGGCGTGGCGCCGCTGGCCGAGGGCGATCATCCGCTGCTGGGATCGCTGCGCATCAACCTGACGTTCCGCAAGGCGCGCTAG
- a CDS encoding type II toxin-antitoxin system HicB family antitoxin — translation MLRFPANIVPDGDGFAVSFPDIPEALTSGDTIEHAQEMAADALATAMEFYFEDGRPVPLPSKAVRGQHLVELPASMSAKVLLLNEMIAQGVTQAELARRLHTRKQEVQRIVNLDHATKIDTIEAAFRALGKRLELKVA, via the coding sequence ATGCTGCGTTTTCCCGCCAACATCGTCCCCGACGGCGACGGCTTTGCGGTCTCGTTTCCCGATATCCCGGAAGCCCTGACCAGCGGCGATACTATCGAGCACGCCCAGGAGATGGCCGCTGATGCGCTGGCCACGGCCATGGAGTTCTATTTCGAAGACGGCCGCCCGGTGCCGCTGCCGTCGAAGGCCGTGCGCGGCCAACATCTGGTCGAACTGCCGGCAAGCATGTCGGCAAAGGTGCTGCTGCTCAACGAGATGATCGCGCAGGGTGTGACGCAGGCCGAGCTGGCACGTCGGCTGCATACCCGCAAGCAAGAAGTCCAGCGCATCGTCAACCTCGATCATGCGACCAAGATCGACACGATCGAGGCCGCGTTCCGGGCGCTGGGAAAGCGCCTGGAACTGAAGGTCGCCTGA
- a CDS encoding type II toxin-antitoxin system HicA family toxin, translated as MKQSEFRRWLAGQGATFIEGAKHVRVYLNGRQSTLPRHPSHEIGEGLRKAILKQLGLG; from the coding sequence GTGAAGCAGAGTGAATTTCGGCGATGGCTCGCAGGACAAGGCGCGACCTTCATTGAAGGCGCGAAGCATGTCAGGGTGTATCTCAACGGCAGGCAATCGACCTTGCCCCGTCATCCCAGCCATGAGATCGGTGAGGGACTGCGCAAGGCGATCCTCAAGCAACTTGGCTTGGGGTGA
- a CDS encoding flagellar hook-length control protein FliK, whose product MIDISQIVSSAANAVEGARRASADAASNGFRDALSQARDSHKAAAPAPAAKEPAARDKPAARPAAQADAGKPQHTAATGKQAANGEKDQDKEDAAAATPTDAAAAAAALALMLPAAAPANPTATPAGAAGTAVAGMADTGSAAALQAALSGTTVPNATAQTQADAGTTAGPAAGTALPDPLQAVTAESRPAQPSVADTLATIASQRAAMQPGGNAGTDAKAGATPAVAGDALAVRQAELPGQDAGASAGGSGHRPDSSLGQHRADPLAANPGAPDSRPAAGQFVSAQAAARAGEAAASSPESTPAVAATLAGQPTPAAAAAAANRPVVAPPLYDSQWPQALSQQMIRLGTQGQQSAELQLNPPDLGPLKVVLNVVNDQAQAQFVSPHQAVRAAVEAALPHLRTALSENGIQLGHTSVGADGFASQAGNGNGQQQQGPGHGRTQTSFGGAAVAAADPVPTASAAVRSARVLGLGEIDTFA is encoded by the coding sequence ATGATCGATATCAGCCAGATTGTCAGCAGCGCCGCCAACGCGGTGGAAGGCGCCCGGCGCGCCAGCGCCGACGCCGCCTCCAACGGCTTCCGCGACGCGCTCTCGCAGGCCCGCGACAGCCACAAGGCCGCCGCTCCGGCGCCCGCCGCCAAGGAGCCGGCCGCGCGCGACAAGCCCGCGGCGCGGCCGGCTGCACAGGCCGACGCCGGCAAGCCCCAACACACCGCCGCCACCGGCAAGCAGGCCGCTAACGGCGAGAAGGATCAGGACAAGGAAGACGCCGCCGCGGCAACGCCGACGGATGCCGCCGCGGCAGCGGCCGCATTGGCGTTGATGCTTCCCGCCGCCGCGCCAGCAAACCCCACCGCCACGCCAGCCGGCGCGGCAGGCACCGCCGTCGCCGGCATGGCCGACACCGGCAGTGCCGCGGCCTTGCAGGCGGCGCTGAGCGGTACCACCGTGCCCAATGCCACCGCGCAAACCCAGGCCGATGCGGGCACCACGGCAGGCCCCGCGGCCGGCACGGCACTGCCCGACCCGTTGCAGGCGGTCACAGCCGAATCCCGGCCGGCGCAGCCGTCGGTCGCCGACACGCTGGCCACCATCGCCTCGCAACGCGCGGCGATGCAGCCCGGCGGCAACGCCGGCACCGATGCCAAAGCCGGCGCCACGCCGGCGGTTGCGGGCGACGCATTGGCGGTCCGTCAAGCGGAGCTGCCCGGCCAGGATGCCGGCGCCTCCGCGGGCGGATCAGGGCATCGCCCTGACAGCAGCCTCGGCCAGCATCGCGCCGATCCGCTCGCCGCCAATCCTGGCGCACCGGATTCCCGCCCCGCTGCCGGCCAGTTCGTCTCCGCGCAGGCTGCCGCGCGCGCCGGCGAAGCCGCAGCGAGCAGTCCCGAGAGCACTCCTGCGGTAGCCGCCACGCTGGCCGGACAACCCACCCCGGCCGCAGCCGCCGCTGCCGCCAACCGGCCCGTGGTCGCCCCGCCGCTGTACGACAGCCAGTGGCCGCAGGCCCTGAGCCAGCAGATGATCCGCCTGGGCACGCAAGGCCAGCAAAGCGCCGAACTGCAGCTGAACCCGCCTGACCTGGGGCCGCTGAAGGTGGTGCTCAACGTGGTCAACGACCAGGCCCAGGCGCAATTCGTCTCGCCCCACCAGGCCGTGCGCGCCGCGGTCGAAGCCGCGCTGCCGCACCTGCGCACCGCGCTGTCGGAAAACGGCATCCAGCTGGGACACACCTCGGTCGGCGCCGACGGCTTTGCCAGCCAGGCCGGCAACGGCAACGGGCAGCAACAGCAGGGGCCTGGGCACGGGCGCACACAAACCAGCTTTGGTGGCGCTGCGGTGGCGGCGGCAGATCCGGTGCCAACGGCCAGTGCAGCGGTACGGTCCGCGCGTGTGCTGGGACTGGGGGAGATTGATACGTTTGCTTGA
- the fliJ gene encoding flagellar export protein FliJ, with the protein MLKHSPLNTLADLAQTDTDAAARELGRLQGLRTQAELQLNQLTQYRQEYRERMQVVAAQGITSSRWQDFSRFLDSLDQAIRQQGAALAKAEADLLAGRNRWQHQKRRLNSFDTLIARAEAKQEQVAARREQRANDEYAARLARTTASRLSEA; encoded by the coding sequence ATGCTCAAGCATTCACCGCTCAACACGCTGGCTGACCTGGCCCAGACCGACACCGACGCCGCCGCGCGCGAGCTCGGCCGGCTGCAGGGCCTGCGCACGCAGGCGGAGCTGCAGCTCAACCAGCTCACGCAGTACCGCCAGGAATACCGCGAGCGCATGCAGGTGGTGGCGGCGCAGGGCATCACCTCCAGCCGCTGGCAGGATTTCTCGCGCTTCCTGGATTCGCTGGACCAGGCCATCCGCCAGCAGGGCGCGGCGCTGGCCAAGGCCGAGGCCGACCTGCTGGCCGGCCGCAACCGCTGGCAGCACCAGAAGCGCCGCCTGAACTCGTTCGACACGCTGATCGCGCGCGCCGAAGCGAAGCAGGAACAGGTGGCCGCGCGCCGCGAACAGCGTGCCAACGACGAGTACGCCGCCCGCCTGGCCCGCACCACGGCCAGCCGCCTGAGCGAAGCCTGA
- the fliI gene encoding flagellar protein export ATPase FliI, which translates to MPDTAPDTHAAATVPDAAHAHTQRWIGALNGAAAGIAGLDSKRSCGRLTRAAGLVLEAVGLRLPVGSDCLIELPAGQFTTDSNAPRTAEAEVVGFGADRLYLMPQSDVVGLLPGARVYPLEPSPQPAGTAAPREPGSKRLPVGAGLLGRVLDAAGRPLDGLGPLAAAMEVPLAGEQINPLMRAPIETVLDTGVRAINGMLTVGRGQRMGLFAGSGVGKSVLLGMMARYTSADVIVVGLIGERGREVKEFIENILGPEGRRRSVVVAAPADCSPLLRMQGAAYATRLAEYFRDQGQHVLLIMDSLTRYAMAQREIALAIGEPPATKGYPPSVFAKLPTLVERTGNGPEGGGSITAFYTVLTEGDDQQDPIADSARAILDGHIVLSRSLAEAGHYPAIDVEASISRAMTALIPHEQFGSVRRFKQLMSRYQRNRDLISVGAYVPGNDPELDLAIQLHPRMEAFLQQDIHERAGYADAIAALHSLFDRSEHAQAFTAQHAG; encoded by the coding sequence ATGCCTGATACCGCGCCGGACACCCACGCCGCGGCAACCGTGCCGGACGCCGCGCATGCCCACACGCAACGCTGGATCGGCGCGCTCAACGGCGCCGCGGCCGGCATCGCCGGGCTCGACAGCAAGCGCAGCTGCGGCCGCCTGACGCGCGCCGCGGGGCTGGTGCTGGAAGCCGTGGGCCTGCGCCTGCCGGTGGGCAGCGATTGCCTGATCGAGCTGCCCGCCGGGCAGTTCACCACCGACAGCAACGCCCCGCGCACCGCGGAGGCCGAAGTGGTCGGCTTCGGCGCCGACCGCCTCTACCTGATGCCGCAGTCCGACGTGGTCGGGCTGCTGCCGGGCGCGCGCGTCTACCCGCTGGAGCCGTCGCCGCAACCGGCCGGCACCGCCGCGCCGCGCGAGCCGGGCTCCAAGCGCCTGCCGGTCGGCGCGGGCCTGCTCGGCCGCGTGCTGGATGCGGCGGGCCGCCCGCTCGACGGGCTCGGCCCGCTTGCCGCGGCGATGGAAGTGCCGCTGGCCGGCGAGCAGATCAATCCGCTGATGCGCGCGCCGATCGAAACCGTGCTCGACACCGGCGTGCGCGCCATCAACGGCATGCTGACCGTCGGCCGCGGCCAGCGCATGGGCCTGTTCGCTGGCTCGGGCGTGGGCAAGAGCGTGCTGCTCGGCATGATGGCGCGCTACACCAGCGCCGACGTGATCGTGGTCGGCCTGATCGGCGAACGCGGCCGCGAAGTGAAGGAGTTCATCGAGAACATCCTGGGGCCGGAGGGCCGCCGACGCTCGGTGGTGGTGGCCGCGCCGGCCGACTGCTCGCCGCTGCTGCGCATGCAGGGCGCCGCCTATGCGACGCGGCTGGCGGAGTACTTCCGCGACCAGGGCCAGCATGTGCTGCTGATCATGGATTCGCTGACGCGCTACGCCATGGCCCAGCGCGAGATTGCGCTGGCGATCGGCGAGCCGCCCGCCACCAAGGGCTATCCGCCGTCGGTCTTCGCCAAGCTGCCGACGCTGGTCGAACGCACCGGCAACGGCCCCGAGGGCGGCGGCTCGATCACCGCGTTCTACACCGTGCTGACCGAGGGCGACGACCAGCAGGACCCGATCGCCGATTCCGCGCGCGCCATCCTCGACGGCCATATCGTGCTGTCGCGCAGCCTGGCCGAAGCCGGCCACTATCCGGCCATCGACGTCGAGGCCTCGATCAGCCGCGCCATGACCGCGCTGATCCCGCACGAGCAGTTCGGCTCGGTGCGACGCTTCAAGCAGCTGATGTCGCGCTACCAGCGCAACCGCGACCTGATCAGCGTGGGCGCCTACGTGCCCGGCAACGACCCGGAACTTGATCTGGCGATCCAGCTGCATCCGCGCATGGAAGCCTTCCTGCAGCAGGACATTCACGAGCGCGCTGGCTACGCCGACGCCATCGCCGCGCTGCACAGCCTCTTCGACAGGAGTGAACATGCTCAAGCATTCACCGCTCAACACGCTGGCTGA
- the fliH gene encoding flagellar assembly protein FliH: MPMSEADPERGAGRRRLGADPLSTPAGNGAAGAGGFAPFEPPRRARGGAAGWQRWQMGSLDPRHAEPLETLAAVPAEPAPPPIDFAALDAMREGARKEGYAQGYTQGQTQGYGDGHREGYARGLEAARNEAAQLQALAGNFRSALSNVDDAVAHALVSLALDVARQLVRTTLAQDPAALLPAVRELLTSEPALSGSPSLLLHPDDVALVETHLQGELAAAGWTVRADPSVARGGCIASAASGERDATLPTRWTRVVRAMGRDDPWEPPHA; the protein is encoded by the coding sequence ATGCCTATGTCTGAGGCAGACCCCGAGCGCGGGGCCGGGCGCCGCCGCTTGGGCGCCGATCCGCTCTCGACCCCGGCCGGCAACGGCGCTGCCGGGGCCGGCGGCTTCGCGCCGTTCGAGCCGCCGCGCCGCGCGCGCGGCGGAGCCGCCGGCTGGCAGCGCTGGCAGATGGGCTCGCTCGATCCGCGCCATGCCGAGCCGCTGGAAACGCTGGCCGCCGTGCCCGCCGAACCGGCGCCGCCGCCGATCGACTTCGCCGCGCTCGACGCGATGCGCGAAGGCGCGCGCAAGGAAGGCTATGCCCAGGGCTACACCCAGGGCCAGACCCAGGGCTACGGCGACGGCCATCGCGAAGGCTATGCGCGCGGCCTGGAAGCCGCCCGCAACGAAGCCGCGCAACTGCAGGCGCTGGCCGGCAATTTCCGCAGCGCGCTGAGCAACGTCGACGACGCGGTCGCGCACGCGCTGGTGTCGCTGGCGCTCGACGTGGCGCGCCAGCTGGTGCGAACGACGCTGGCGCAGGACCCGGCGGCGCTGCTGCCGGCGGTGCGCGAGCTGCTGACCAGCGAACCGGCACTGTCCGGATCGCCCAGCCTGCTGCTGCACCCCGACGACGTGGCGCTGGTCGAGACCCACCTGCAGGGCGAACTCGCCGCCGCCGGCTGGACCGTGCGCGCCGATCCGTCGGTGGCGCGCGGCGGCTGCATCGCCAGCGCCGCCAGCGGCGAGCGCGACGCCACGCTGCCCACGCGCTGGACCCGCGTGGTGCGGGCCATGGGCCGCGACGATCCGTGGGAGCCGCCGCATGCCTGA
- the fliG gene encoding flagellar motor switch protein FliG — MTTAKGISESGLQKSAVLMMAIGEDAAAEVFKHLSQREVQELGAAMATLSSVTREEMAEVLGEFRAETEQYLALNVDSSAFIRSVLNKALGEERAQSVIEDILESRDPGGGIDSLNWMDATAIAELIRDEHPQIIATILIHLDRQKSSEVLGLFTDRLRNDVILRIATFGGVQPGALQELTDVLTKLLAGQSLKRSRMGGVRTAAEIINLMSTAHEEAVIDGVRLHDGDLAQKIIDEMFLFENLLEVDDRGIQRVLKEIATESLIVALKGAPQELRDKFIRNMSTRAGEMLREDLEALGPVRVSQVEAEQKAILQVVRRLADAGEVQIGGGDDAYV; from the coding sequence ATGACAACCGCTAAGGGCATCTCTGAATCCGGCCTGCAGAAGAGCGCGGTGCTGATGATGGCGATCGGCGAGGATGCCGCGGCCGAGGTGTTCAAGCACCTGTCGCAGCGCGAAGTGCAGGAGCTGGGCGCGGCCATGGCCACGCTCAGTTCGGTCACCCGCGAGGAAATGGCCGAGGTGCTGGGCGAGTTCCGCGCCGAGACCGAGCAGTACCTGGCGCTGAACGTCGACTCCAGCGCGTTTATCCGCAGCGTGCTGAACAAGGCGCTGGGCGAGGAGCGCGCGCAGTCGGTGATCGAGGACATCCTGGAGTCGCGCGATCCGGGCGGCGGCATCGACTCGCTGAACTGGATGGACGCCACGGCGATTGCCGAGCTGATCCGCGACGAGCATCCGCAGATCATCGCCACCATCCTGATCCACCTGGACCGCCAGAAGTCGTCCGAAGTGCTGGGGCTGTTCACCGACCGCCTGCGCAACGACGTGATCCTGCGCATCGCCACCTTCGGCGGCGTGCAGCCGGGCGCGCTGCAGGAGCTGACCGACGTGCTGACCAAGCTGCTGGCGGGCCAGAGCCTGAAGCGCAGCCGCATGGGCGGGGTGCGCACCGCGGCCGAGATCATCAACCTGATGAGCACCGCGCACGAAGAGGCCGTGATCGACGGCGTGCGCCTGCACGACGGCGACCTGGCGCAGAAGATCATCGACGAGATGTTCCTGTTCGAGAACCTGCTCGAGGTCGACGACCGCGGCATCCAGCGCGTGCTCAAGGAAATCGCCACCGAGTCGCTCATCGTCGCGCTCAAGGGCGCGCCGCAGGAGTTGCGCGACAAGTTCATCCGCAACATGTCCACCCGCGCCGGCGAAATGCTGCGCGAGGACCTGGAAGCGCTGGGCCCGGTGCGCGTGTCGCAGGTCGAGGCCGAGCAGAAGGCCATCCTGCAGGTGGTAAGGCGCCTGGCGGATGCGGGCGAAGTACAGATCGGCGGAGGCGACGATGCCTATGTCTGA
- the fliF gene encoding flagellar basal-body MS-ring/collar protein FliF — MTAAVALPGRPAEMLERLKANPKLPLMLGGAALAAAIAVAVLWSRGPDYKVLYSNLSERDGGAVLQSLQQMNVPYKFAEGGGAVMVPAEKVHETRLRLASQGLPKSGTAGMELMDNQKFGISQFAEQVNYQRGLEGELARSIESIAAVQSARVHLAIPKPTLFVRERQKPTASIVLQLYPGRAIDEGQVAAISHLVSSSVPELTPKSISIVDQHGNLLSNTGNERMLDATQLKYVQALEQNTLKRIEAILTPIVGKDNVRAQVTADVDFSIVEHTDESYKPNQDPTRTAIRSQQTSESTQQGATPPGGVPGALSNQPPAAAAAPVTTPQTPRAGQAPGQAGAPAAAQPGQPGQAAQGATATASSGPSSNRRDSTVNYELDRSVRHVQQAPGGVRRLSVAVVVNYRQQADAKGKLVAEPLPPALLAQIQNLTKEAMGFSVERGDSINVVNSPFTAEREKAEPELPLWKQPDMIALGKSLAGYLLLALLALFAWFKVARPILRRYTTPPLPAPEPKDETEAVLLPPEEPANPEILRLAAKYESDLALVRDAAQRDPRLVASVIKNWISNDNR, encoded by the coding sequence ATGACCGCGGCCGTGGCACTGCCCGGGCGTCCGGCCGAGATGCTGGAGCGCCTGAAGGCCAACCCGAAGCTGCCGCTGATGCTGGGCGGCGCGGCGCTGGCCGCCGCGATCGCGGTGGCCGTGCTGTGGTCGCGCGGCCCGGACTACAAGGTGCTGTACAGCAACCTGTCCGAGCGCGACGGCGGCGCGGTGCTGCAGTCGCTGCAGCAGATGAACGTGCCGTACAAGTTCGCCGAAGGCGGCGGCGCCGTGATGGTGCCGGCCGAGAAGGTGCACGAGACGCGCCTGCGGCTGGCCTCGCAGGGCCTGCCCAAGAGCGGCACCGCCGGCATGGAACTGATGGACAACCAGAAGTTCGGCATCAGCCAGTTTGCCGAACAGGTCAACTACCAGCGCGGGCTGGAGGGCGAGCTGGCGCGCTCGATCGAGTCGATCGCCGCGGTGCAGTCCGCGCGCGTGCACCTGGCCATCCCCAAGCCGACGCTGTTCGTGCGCGAGCGCCAGAAGCCGACCGCCTCGATCGTGCTGCAGCTGTACCCGGGCCGCGCCATCGATGAAGGCCAGGTCGCTGCGATCAGCCACCTGGTGTCGTCGAGCGTGCCGGAACTGACGCCCAAGTCGATCTCGATCGTCGACCAGCACGGCAACCTGCTGTCGAACACCGGCAACGAGCGCATGCTCGACGCCACCCAGCTCAAGTACGTGCAGGCGCTGGAGCAGAACACCCTGAAGCGCATCGAGGCGATCCTGACGCCGATCGTCGGCAAGGACAACGTGCGCGCGCAGGTCACCGCCGACGTCGATTTCTCCATCGTCGAGCACACCGACGAGAGCTACAAGCCCAACCAGGACCCGACCCGCACGGCGATCCGCAGCCAGCAGACCAGCGAATCGACCCAGCAGGGCGCCACTCCGCCGGGCGGCGTGCCCGGCGCGCTGTCGAACCAGCCCCCCGCCGCCGCCGCCGCGCCCGTGACCACGCCGCAGACGCCGCGCGCGGGCCAGGCACCGGGGCAGGCCGGCGCACCGGCAGCGGCGCAACCCGGCCAGCCTGGCCAGGCCGCGCAGGGCGCCACGGCCACCGCGTCCAGCGGCCCGAGCAGCAACCGCCGCGACTCCACCGTCAACTATGAGCTGGACCGTTCGGTACGCCACGTGCAGCAGGCCCCGGGCGGCGTGCGCCGGCTGTCGGTGGCGGTGGTGGTCAACTACCGCCAGCAGGCCGACGCCAAGGGCAAGCTCGTCGCCGAGCCGCTGCCGCCGGCGCTGCTGGCGCAGATCCAGAACCTGACCAAGGAAGCGATGGGGTTCTCGGTCGAGCGCGGCGACTCCATCAACGTGGTCAACAGCCCCTTCACCGCCGAGCGCGAGAAGGCCGAGCCCGAACTGCCGCTGTGGAAGCAGCCCGACATGATTGCACTGGGCAAGAGCCTGGCCGGCTACCTGCTGCTGGCGCTGCTGGCGCTGTTCGCGTGGTTCAAGGTGGCGCGCCCGATCCTGCGCCGCTACACCACGCCGCCGTTGCCGGCGCCGGAGCCCAAGGACGAGACCGAGGCGGTGCTGCTGCCGCCGGAGGAGCCGGCCAATCCGGAAATCCTGCGGCTTGCCGCGAAGTATGAAAGCGACCTCGCGCTGGTGCGCGACGCCGCCCAGCGCGACCCCCGCCTGGTCGCCAGCGTGATCAAGAACTGGATTAGCAATGACAACCGCTAA
- the fliE gene encoding flagellar hook-basal body complex protein FliE: MTTISSIEGMLQQLRGMSQVASGNSATQSASVAGGGFAGELQRSLGRINAAQERAYGQAEAFELGKPGVALNDVMIDLQKANVSFQTGVQVRNRLVAAYQEMMNMPV; the protein is encoded by the coding sequence ATGACCACAATCTCTTCCATCGAGGGCATGCTGCAGCAACTGCGCGGGATGTCCCAGGTTGCCTCGGGCAACTCCGCCACCCAGTCGGCATCGGTTGCCGGCGGCGGCTTTGCCGGCGAGCTGCAGCGCTCGCTCGGCCGCATCAACGCCGCGCAGGAGCGCGCCTACGGCCAGGCCGAAGCGTTCGAGCTCGGCAAGCCCGGCGTGGCGCTCAACGACGTGATGATCGACCTGCAGAAGGCCAATGTGTCGTTCCAGACCGGGGTGCAGGTGCGCAACCGGCTGGTGGCGGCGTATCAGGAGATGATGAATATGCCGGTGTAA
- a CDS encoding EscU/YscU/HrcU family type III secretion system export apparatus switch protein produces MSDAAQERGAAIALSYQHSDKAPRVVAKGYGVVAEAIIARAREAGVYVHDSPTLVNLLMQVDLDSHVPPQLYVAVAELLAWIYHLESGLDPDPLQA; encoded by the coding sequence ATGAGCGACGCAGCACAGGAACGCGGGGCAGCCATCGCGCTGTCGTACCAGCACAGCGACAAGGCGCCGCGCGTCGTCGCCAAGGGCTACGGCGTGGTTGCCGAAGCCATCATCGCCCGCGCGCGCGAAGCCGGCGTCTACGTCCACGACTCCCCCACGCTGGTGAACCTGCTGATGCAGGTCGACCTGGACAGCCACGTGCCGCCGCAGCTCTATGTGGCCGTGGCCGAGCTGCTGGCGTGGATCTACCACCTGGAATCCGGACTGGACCCCGACCCGCTGCAGGCCTGA
- a CDS encoding flagellar hook-length control protein FliK, with amino-acid sequence MTGIHLPPGLAPGQAPDPQTLRTAIAIDQIAALQPVAEATESNVQNATGQAIRHSALASGPNAMAGQGALLPGASTQESLSAAARAILAVMDGAEAQPVRSPASLLPAPPTAATAQATAAALANAVGHSGLFYESHLAQWVAGARGLASLRQEPQAQVPVPGRPAVPASASQGAAAAPPSLQLAYAGSGAGAEPARPSMPPLLPASQVLAEALASAGNPRVAHSHAAAEQALRQGTATTAAYSRGAAAEPAAQRPSAAALATQAYQSTAEAGARLAALDSLASQPARAAQGDTPSAAADAGRPPAAAAPAIHPATEGVVRQQLELLATQQFRLAGEAWPGVPMEWELLRAEADAAAAHGEAARPWSSRLRLQLPNLGVVEAVLTLGPSGLDARVATPETDVAARFIAARPQLRSQLEAHGIAVQRLSVQTQDSLAQGETQ; translated from the coding sequence ATGACCGGCATCCATTTGCCGCCAGGCCTGGCACCCGGTCAGGCCCCCGACCCCCAGACCCTGCGCACCGCCATCGCCATCGACCAGATCGCGGCGCTGCAGCCGGTGGCCGAGGCGACCGAGTCGAACGTCCAGAACGCCACCGGCCAGGCCATCCGCCACAGCGCGCTGGCAAGCGGGCCCAATGCCATGGCCGGCCAGGGCGCGTTGCTGCCGGGCGCGTCGACGCAGGAATCGCTGAGTGCGGCGGCGCGGGCCATCCTGGCCGTGATGGACGGTGCCGAAGCCCAGCCGGTGCGCAGCCCCGCCTCGCTGTTGCCGGCACCGCCCACGGCAGCGACGGCGCAGGCCACTGCGGCGGCGCTGGCCAATGCGGTCGGGCACAGCGGCCTGTTCTATGAATCGCACCTGGCGCAGTGGGTGGCCGGCGCGCGCGGGCTGGCCAGCCTGCGGCAGGAGCCGCAGGCGCAGGTTCCAGTGCCGGGCCGGCCCGCGGTCCCGGCCAGTGCCAGCCAGGGCGCCGCTGCCGCGCCGCCGTCGTTGCAGCTGGCCTACGCCGGCAGCGGCGCAGGGGCGGAACCGGCGCGGCCGTCCATGCCGCCGCTGCTGCCGGCCTCGCAGGTGCTGGCCGAAGCGCTGGCCTCGGCCGGCAATCCGCGCGTGGCCCACAGCCATGCGGCGGCCGAGCAGGCGTTGCGGCAAGGCACCGCGACCACCGCCGCCTACAGCCGCGGCGCCGCTGCCGAACCGGCCGCGCAGCGCCCTTCGGCGGCAGCGCTGGCCACGCAGGCCTACCAATCCACGGCCGAGGCTGGCGCGCGCCTGGCCGCGCTCGACAGCTTGGCCAGCCAACCGGCGCGCGCAGCGCAAGGCGATACGCCATCCGCTGCGGCGGATGCCGGCCGGCCACCGGCGGCCGCCGCTCCGGCCATCCATCCCGCCACCGAAGGCGTGGTCCGTCAGCAGCTGGAGCTGCTCGCCACGCAGCAGTTCCGCCTGGCCGGCGAAGCGTGGCCCGGCGTGCCGATGGAATGGGAACTGCTGCGCGCCGAGGCGGACGCCGCGGCAGCCCATGGCGAAGCCGCGCGGCCGTGGTCGAGCCGCCTGCGGCTGCAGTTGCCGAACCTGGGCGTGGTCGAAGCGGTGCTGACCCTGGGGCCGTCCGGCCTCGACGCCCGCGTGGCCACCCCCGAGACCGACGTCGCCGCGCGCTTCATCGCGGCGCGGCCGCAGCTGCGCAGCCAGCTCGAGGCGCATGGCATCGCCGTGCAGCGCCTGAGCGTGCAAACGCAGGACAGCCTGGCGCAAGGCGAGACGCAATGA